In Mycolicibacterium lutetiense, the sequence ATCGGACTACACGCGCGGCCGGCCGCATTGATCGCCGATGCGGTGGTGACCGCCGGGGTGCCGGTCACCCTGTCCATCGACGGCGGCGAGCCGGTCGACGCGGGCTCGGCGCTGATGATCATGACGCTGGGGGCGGGCAAGGGTGCTCAGGTGACCGTGGAATCTGACGACGCCGAGGCGTTGGCGA encodes:
- a CDS encoding HPr family phosphocarrier protein — translated: MPSRTVAVGSAIGLHARPAALIADAVVTAGVPVTLSIDGGEPVDAGSALMIMTLGAGKGAQVTVESDDAEALATVSGLVEQDLDS